One genomic segment of Arachis duranensis cultivar V14167 chromosome 4, aradu.V14167.gnm2.J7QH, whole genome shotgun sequence includes these proteins:
- the LOC107483951 gene encoding LOW QUALITY PROTEIN: DNA ligase 4 (The sequence of the model RefSeq protein was modified relative to this genomic sequence to represent the inferred CDS: substituted 1 base at 1 genomic stop codon; added 317 bases not found in genome assembly) encodes MATEQTKFSVMCSLFNWTQRAKSPAKKRAKFRKFLDSFCADRNFFPAIRLVLPNLDRERGSYGLKESVLAISLIDALGMSRDSEDALRLINWRKGGAKTGANAGNFALVATEVLQRRQGTASGGLTIKEVNDLLDQLAASENRAEKTQVLSTFIQKTNAQEMKWIIMIVLKDLKLGISEKSIFHEFHPDAEDLFNVTCDLKLVCEKLRDRNQRHKRQDIEVGKAVRPQLAKRVANAAEAWKKLHGKEVVVECKFDGDRIQIHKNGTEIHFFSRNFLDHSEYAHAMSEIIQQNILVDRCILDGEMLVWDSSLNRFAEFGSNQEIAKAARDGLDSDRQRIYIXNALTSDWLDVAFDILYFGDTSVIHQTLKERHEILRKVVRPLKGRLEILVPNGGLNSHCSSGEPCWSFIAHNVDEVEKFFKETIENRDEGIVIKDLGSKWEPSDRSGKWLKLKPEYIQAGTDLDVLIIGGYYGSGRRGGEVAQFLVGLAERPSPNTHPKRFISFCRVGTGLSDDELDALVTKLKPYFRKYEYPKKRPPSFYQVTNHSKERPDVWVDSPEKSIILSITSDIRTIESEVFAAPYSLRFPRIDRVRYDKAWYECLDVQSFIELVQSSNGTTQRDTETKQGGKSNRIRSSIRGEKKNMSIVPSHLTQTDVSSIKGDSRIFSNMMFYFVNVPPSHSLESLHKMIAENGGVFSMNLNNSVTHRVAAESKGFKFEAAKRHGDIIHYSWILDCCSQKKLVPLQPKYFLFLSEVTRKKLQEEIDEFSDSYYMYIDLGEFKQLLNTINRSEDISTIDHYSKKYCPKDEWSVFIGCSIYFHTAIPSVKGDWKVLLQLALRRFKVEVLMGGGRVTDKLTCATHLVVLSVPGYDAEFDEIQRCFTSVDRRFLQSKRLHIIKSHWFEDCLDNNKRLPEESYSLRPSAIEESTSENGENDILEAHFGGDNVQDQNVPSEKENRQRSAKAAHEHSLATVSHENVGPRKRGRPAGRGVKNVKMAGNKAQRARPRTVRKRAKISEYESDKSDSHDNEPEEQEDDTGEASFDIYNRHLEPQEVEQQANVQVAETEESSEPNRAVHDLRNSSESERMYVPEIKMADRTNDQNSELAKEIENRADPMLFDKIPSLATAKKVEDTKHCDLKEERPAAAAESSSTNTAEPTITKKKKVSYKDVANDLLKDW; translated from the exons atggcgACGGAGCAAACCAAGTTCAGCGTTATGTGCAGCCTCTTCAACTGGACGCAGCGTGCCAAGTCGCCGGCCAAGAAGCGCGCAAAGTTCCGCAAGTTCCTCGACTCATTCTGCGCCGACCGCAACTTCTTCCCTGCCATTCGCCTTGTCCTCCCAAACCTCGACCGCGAGCGCGGCTCCTACGGCCTCAAGGAGTCAGTCCTCGCCATTTCCCTCATCGACGCCCTCGGCATGTCTCGCGACTCCGAAGACGCCCTTCGCCTCATTAATTGGCGCAAGGGCGGCGCCAAGACCGGCGCCAATGCCGGCAATTTCGCCCTCGTCGCCACCGAG GTACTGCAGCGCAGGCAAGGTACTGCTTCGGGTGGATTGACGATAAAGGAGGTAAATGACTTGCTTGATCAGTTGGCTGCTAGTGAAAACAG GGCCGAGAAGACTCAGGTTCTTTCTACCTTTATCCAAAAGACAAATGCACAGGAAATGAAGTGGATTATCATGATAGTCCTCAAAG ATCTGAAGCTAGGAATTAGTGAAAAAAGCATTTTTCATGAATTCCATCCTGATGCTGAAGACTTATTTAATGTTACATGTGACTTAAAATTAGTGTGTGAAAAACTAAGGGATCGGAATCAGCGTCATAAGCGACAG GATATTGAAGTTGGAAAAGCTGTGCGTCCTCAGCTAGCTAAGAGAGTTGCTAATGCAGCTGAAGCATGGAAGAAG CTTCATGGGAAGGAAGTGGTTGTCGAGTGCAAATTTGATGGTGACCGCAttcaaattcacaaaaatgGAACAGAGATACATTTCTTCTCGAG GAACTTCCTTGATCATTCAGAATATGCACATGCAATGTCAGAAATCATACAGCAAAACATTTTGGTAGATAG GTGCATACTTGATGGTGAAATGTTGGTTTGGGACAGTTCCTTGAATCGTTTTGCTGAGTTTGGCTCAAATCAGGAAATAG CCAAGGCAGCAAGGGATGGACTTGACAGTGACAGACAG AGAATTTATATCTAAAATGCCTTGACTTCAGATTGGCTAGATGTTGCATTTGATATCCTTTATTTTGGAGATACTAGTGTAATTCACCAAACTTTGAAGGAACGACATGAGATTCTCCGTAAAGTTGTGAGGCCATTGAAGGGGCGCCTTGAAATTTTAGTACCTAATGGTGGTCTTAATAGTCATTGCTCTTCTG GTGAACCATGTTGGTCATTCATTGCTCATAATGTGGACGAAGTTGAGAAATTTTTCAAAGAAACTATAGAGAACAG AGATGAGGGAATAGTTATCAAAGACCTCGGTTCTAAATGGGAGCCTAGTGATCGAAGTGGAAAGTGGCTAAAATTGAAGCCTGAGTACATTCAAGCTGGCACTGATCTGGATGTGCTTATCATAG GAGGTTATTATGGCTCTGGACGACGTGGAGGGGAG GTTGCTCAGTTCTTGGTGGGCCTTGCTGAGCGTCCATCCCCAAATACACATCCCAAGCG CATTCATAGAACTAGTACAGTCCAGCAATGGAACTACTCAGAGGGATACAGAAACCAAGCAGGGTGGCAAATCAAATCGTATAAGGTCCTCCATaaggggagaaaagaaaaacatgtcCATTGTTCCTTCTCATTTAACTCAGACTGATGTTTCCAGTATCAAGGGAGACTCTCGTATATTTTCAAATATGATGTTTT ACTTCGTTAATGTGCCTCCATCTCATTCTCTTGAGAGCTTGCACAAAATGATTGCAGAGAATGGGGGAGTTTTCTCAATGAACTTGAATAACTCTGTCACTCATCGTGTGGCGGCAGAGAGCAAgg GGTTTAAATTTGAAGCTGCAAAACGTCATGGTGATATCATTCACTACAGTTGGATATTAGATTGCTGCTCACAAAAGAAGCTTGTCCCCTTACAGCCAAA GTACTTCCTCTTCCTATCTGAAGTAACAAGGAAGAAGTTACAAGAAGAAATTGACGAGTTCTCTGACTCTTACTACATGTATATTGATCTTGGAGAGTTCAAACAG CTCTTAAACACTATTAATCGGTCAGAGGATATCAGTACTATTGATCATTACAGCAAAAAATACTGTCCAAAGGATGAGTGGTCTGTCTTTATTGGATGCTCCATATATTTCCACACTGCAATACCATCAGT GAAAGGGGACTGGAAAGTTCTATTGCAACTTGCTTTGAGAAGATTCAAGGTTGAAGTTCTCATGGGCGGTGGTAGAGTTACTGATAAACTTACTTGTGCAACCCATTTAGTTGTCTTGTCAGTTCCAGGATATGATGCCGAATTTGATGAGATACAGAGATG TTTTACTTCAGTGGATAGGAGGTTTCTCCAGAGCAAGAGGTTGCATATAATAAAATCCCATTGGTTTGAAGATTGTCTGGACAATAACAAAAGATTACCAGAAGAAAGTTACAGCTTGAGGCCCTCTGCAATAGAAGAGTCAACATCTGAAAATGG TGAAAATGACATCTTAGAGGCTCACTTTGGTGGAGACAATGTACAAGACCAGAATGTACCCTCTGAAAAGGAAAATAGACAGAGAAGTGCAAAAGCTGCTCATGAACACAGTTTGGCCACGGTGTCCCATGAGAATGTTGGCCCAAGGAAGAGAGGAAGACCTGCAGGGAGAGGTGTTAAAAATGTTAAGATGGCTGGCAACAAAGCCCAAAGAGCACGGCCACGCACTGTGAGAAAGCGTGCAAAAATAAGCGAGTATGAATCGGACAAAAGTGATTCTCATGACAATGAACCAGAAGAGCAGGAGGATGACACCGGAGAAGCAAGTTTTGATATTTACAATAGACATTTGGAACCTCAGGAGGTCGAGCAACAGGCCAATGTCCAAGTTGCTGAAACAGAAGAAAGTTCTGAACCAAACAGGGCAGTGCATGATTTGAGGAATAGTAGTGAGAGTGAAAGAATGTATGTTCCAGAAATAAAAATGGCAGATAGGACCAATGACCAAAACAGTGAATTGgctaaagaaattgaaaatcgGGCTGATCCCATGTTATTTGACAAGATTCCGAGCCTTGCTACCGCCAAGAAAGTTGAGGACACTAAGCATTGTGATCTAAAAGAAGAGAGgccagcagcagcagcagaaaGCAGTAGCACCAATACTGCAGAACCTACAatcactaagaaaaagaaagttaGCTACAAGGACGTTGCCAATGACCTGCTCAAAGATTGGTAG